One Cucurbita pepo subsp. pepo cultivar mu-cu-16 chromosome LG11, ASM280686v2, whole genome shotgun sequence DNA window includes the following coding sequences:
- the LOC111805049 gene encoding protein kish-like, whose amino-acid sequence MSALFNFHSFLTVILLGICTCTYVKMHFPAILEQRNGFRGFFWKAARIGERLSPWVAVGCFSMGVSIIFF is encoded by the exons ATG TCGGCTCTGttcaattttcattccttTCTGACAGTAATCCTATTGGGAATTTGTACCTGTACTTATGTGAAGATGCATTTTCCTGCAATTCTTGAGCAAAGAAATGG GTTTCGTGGCTTCTTCTGGAAAGCAGCCAGAATAG GTGAACGTTTGAGTCCCTGGGTAGCTGTGGGATGCTTCTCAATGGGAGTCTCCATAATTTTCTTCTGA